A stretch of the Amycolatopsis sp. BJA-103 genome encodes the following:
- a CDS encoding CoA-transferase subunit beta, with the protein MSDATRAEIAVVACAELFRGDGEIVVSPMGFIPSLGARLARLTFEPDILLSDGEAYLMTPEAVVEGWQPFRKVLDTVVPRGKRHVVMGANQIDGEGNQNISAIGDHSQPKKQLLGVRGGPGNTANHRTSYWVPRHSRRVFVDQVDIVSGVGYARAREAGLRYHDVHRVVTNLGVLDFGGEDHAPRLLSVHPGVSVDEVVEATSFPLITGDVTESRLPTESELLLIRTSLDPKSQRDKEVPS; encoded by the coding sequence ATGAGTGACGCAACGCGCGCCGAGATCGCCGTCGTGGCCTGCGCCGAATTGTTCCGCGGCGACGGCGAGATCGTGGTGAGCCCCATGGGATTCATCCCGTCGCTGGGCGCGAGGCTCGCCAGGCTGACCTTCGAACCGGACATCCTGCTCTCCGACGGCGAGGCGTACCTGATGACCCCCGAAGCCGTCGTCGAAGGCTGGCAACCGTTCCGCAAGGTCCTCGATACCGTGGTGCCGCGCGGAAAACGCCATGTGGTGATGGGCGCCAACCAGATCGACGGCGAGGGCAACCAGAACATCTCGGCGATCGGCGACCATTCCCAGCCGAAGAAGCAACTTCTCGGCGTGCGCGGCGGGCCGGGCAACACGGCGAACCACCGCACGAGCTACTGGGTTCCGCGGCACAGCAGGCGGGTCTTCGTCGATCAGGTCGACATCGTGTCCGGCGTCGGTTACGCCAGGGCACGCGAGGCGGGTCTGCGCTATCACGACGTCCATCGCGTCGTCACCAACCTCGGCGTCCTGGACTTCGGCGGCGAAGACCACGCCCCGAGGCTGCTTTCCGTCCATCCGGGGGTTTCCGTGGACGAGGTCGTCGAGGCGACGTCGTTCCCGCTGATCACCGGCGACGTCACGGAATCCCGGCTGCCGACCGAGTCCGAGCTGCTCCTGATCCGGACCAGTCTCGACCCGAAGTCCCAGCGGGACAAGGAAGTCCCGTCGTGA
- a CDS encoding CoA transferase subunit A: MADKRMTPDEIVGELEDGMTIGIGGWGSRRKPMALVRAILRSPLKDLTVVSYGGPDVGLLASAGKLKHLVFGFVTLDTIPYDPWFSRARESGTITVTEYDEGVFGTGLSAAAQRLPFLPTRAGLGSGVMDLNPSLRTVRSPYDDAEELLAVPAIELDAALVHLNRADARGNAQYLGPDPYFDELFALAADKCYVSTEKIVETAELAEAGPVQSLLLSRMLVTGVAETPNGAHFTTAAPDYGRDERFQRHYAEAAKDLDAWPGFVDRFLSGDEAHYQKAVAEFGESA, from the coding sequence ATGGCCGACAAGCGGATGACGCCGGACGAGATCGTCGGCGAACTCGAAGACGGCATGACCATCGGGATCGGCGGCTGGGGCTCCCGGCGCAAGCCCATGGCGCTGGTGCGCGCGATCCTGCGCTCACCGCTCAAAGATCTCACCGTGGTCTCCTACGGCGGCCCGGACGTCGGGTTGCTGGCATCGGCGGGCAAGCTCAAGCACCTCGTCTTCGGCTTCGTCACCCTGGACACGATCCCCTACGACCCGTGGTTCTCCCGGGCACGGGAATCCGGGACGATCACCGTCACCGAGTACGACGAAGGTGTCTTCGGGACCGGCCTTTCCGCGGCCGCGCAACGACTTCCGTTCCTGCCGACGCGCGCGGGCCTCGGTTCCGGCGTGATGGACCTGAACCCGTCGCTGCGCACCGTCCGGTCCCCGTACGACGACGCCGAAGAACTGCTGGCCGTGCCCGCGATCGAGCTCGACGCGGCCCTCGTCCACCTCAACCGCGCCGACGCCCGGGGGAACGCGCAGTACCTCGGGCCGGATCCGTACTTCGACGAACTGTTCGCGCTCGCCGCCGACAAGTGTTACGTGTCCACGGAAAAGATCGTGGAGACGGCCGAACTCGCCGAAGCGGGACCGGTGCAAAGCCTGCTGCTGAGCCGGATGCTCGTCACCGGGGTCGCCGAAACGCCGAACGGCGCGCACTTCACCACCGCCGCCCCGGACTACGGACGCGACGAACGCTTCCAGCGTCATTACGCCGAGGCGGCCAAGGATCTCGACGCGTGGCCCGGGTTCGTGGACCGGTTCCTGTCGGGGGACGAAGCCCACTACCAGAAGGCCGTCGCCGAATTCGGGGAGTCCGCATGA
- a CDS encoding enoyl-CoA hydratase family protein gives MSVSTHSPEPGIAVVTVDAPPVNALSVKGWFALASAVTEAGRDPSTHVVVLRAEGRGFNAGVDIKEIQRDPGYSALIGANEGCAAAFSAVYDCAVPVIAAVQGFCLGGGVGLVGNADVVVASDDATFGLPEVDRGALGAATHLARLVPQHLMRALYYTASTITADQLHHHGSVYAVVSRDELDETALGLARQIAAKDTRVIRAAKQAINGIDVQPVHRSYRFEQGFTFELNLAGVSDGARQEFLDGKGK, from the coding sequence ATGAGCGTTTCCACCCACTCACCGGAGCCCGGCATCGCCGTGGTCACGGTCGACGCGCCCCCGGTGAACGCGCTGAGCGTGAAGGGGTGGTTCGCCCTCGCCTCCGCCGTCACCGAGGCCGGGCGAGATCCCTCGACGCATGTCGTGGTGCTGCGCGCGGAAGGCCGCGGATTCAACGCGGGTGTCGACATCAAGGAGATCCAGCGCGATCCGGGATACAGCGCGCTGATCGGCGCGAACGAGGGCTGCGCGGCGGCGTTCTCCGCCGTGTACGACTGCGCGGTCCCGGTGATCGCCGCGGTGCAGGGCTTCTGCCTCGGCGGCGGGGTCGGCCTGGTCGGCAACGCGGACGTCGTGGTCGCCAGCGACGACGCGACCTTCGGGCTCCCCGAGGTCGATCGCGGCGCACTCGGCGCGGCGACGCATCTCGCGCGGCTGGTCCCCCAGCATCTGATGCGGGCGTTGTACTACACGGCTTCGACGATCACCGCGGACCAGTTGCACCACCACGGTTCGGTCTATGCCGTGGTCTCGCGGGACGAACTCGACGAGACCGCGCTCGGCCTGGCGAGGCAGATCGCGGCGAAGGACACCCGCGTGATCCGCGCGGCGAAACAGGCCATCAACGGCATCGACGTCCAGCCCGTGCATCGCAGCTACCGCTTCGAGCAGGGATTCACCTTCGAACTCAACCTGGCGGGCGTGTCCGACGGCGCGCGCCAGGAGTTCTTGGACGGTAAGGGGAAGTGA
- a CDS encoding SDR family oxidoreductase — protein MALELRLDGAVVLVTGGVRGVGAGVTRTFLRAGAEVVTCARTEPEQPVRAGDRASTFISCDVRDAGEVDALFEEIFRRHGRLDVVVNNAGGAPFAEVANASPRFHEKIVALNLLAPLTVARAANAIMQRQEGGGVIVNISSVSATRPSPGTASYGAAKAGLDNLTATLAVEWAPKVRVNALDVGMVRTEHSHLHYGDEAGIEAVGATVPLGRLAEPDEIGSCAVFLASPLASYVSGACLTVHGGGEVPAFLAASNSMVEERKEPV, from the coding sequence ATGGCACTCGAACTCCGGCTCGACGGCGCCGTGGTGCTGGTGACCGGCGGCGTACGCGGCGTCGGCGCCGGTGTCACCAGGACTTTCCTGCGCGCGGGCGCCGAAGTCGTCACCTGCGCCCGCACCGAACCCGAACAACCGGTCCGCGCCGGAGACCGGGCGTCGACGTTCATTTCGTGCGACGTCCGCGACGCGGGAGAGGTCGACGCGCTCTTCGAGGAGATCTTCCGGCGTCACGGCAGGCTCGACGTCGTGGTCAACAACGCGGGCGGCGCGCCGTTCGCCGAGGTGGCGAACGCGTCACCGCGGTTCCACGAGAAGATCGTCGCGCTGAACCTGCTGGCGCCGTTGACCGTCGCCCGCGCGGCGAACGCGATCATGCAGCGCCAGGAAGGCGGCGGCGTCATCGTGAACATCAGCAGTGTCAGCGCGACGAGACCGTCGCCGGGGACGGCGTCCTACGGCGCGGCGAAAGCGGGCCTCGACAACCTGACAGCGACGCTCGCCGTCGAGTGGGCGCCGAAGGTGCGGGTCAACGCGCTCGACGTCGGCATGGTGCGGACGGAGCACTCGCATCTGCACTACGGCGACGAAGCCGGGATCGAGGCCGTGGGCGCGACAGTCCCGTTGGGCCGGTTGGCCGAACCCGACGAGATCGGTTCCTGCGCGGTGTTCCTGGCGTCCCCGCTGGCCTCCTATGTCAGCGGTGCCTGCCTGACCGTGCACGGCGGGGGAGAGGTTCCAGCCTTTCTCGCCGCCTCCAATTCGATGGTCGAAGAACGAAAGGAGCCGGTGTGA
- a CDS encoding SDR family oxidoreductase — protein sequence MSGIADGRIVVVTGAGRGIGRAHALAFAAEGARVVVNDLGAGIDGSGGSAGPAQDVVDEIEALGGKAIANTDDIASWDGAAALVRTAVETFGGLDVLVNNAGFLRDRMLVNLGEDEWDAVIRVHLKGHFAPTRHAAEYWRAESKAGRTRTARVINTSSGAGLLGSVGQGNYAAAKSGILGLTLVAATEFGRYGVTVNAIAPAARTRMTEEAFADDMAAPEAGFDAMAPENVSPLVVWLGSEESSGVTGRVFEVDGGRVSIAQGWRHGTVRDKGSRWAPAELGPVVTELLAETPVPEPVYGA from the coding sequence GTGAGCGGGATCGCCGACGGCCGGATCGTGGTGGTGACCGGTGCCGGTCGCGGCATCGGACGGGCGCACGCGCTCGCGTTCGCCGCCGAGGGCGCGCGAGTGGTGGTGAACGACCTCGGCGCCGGGATCGACGGCAGCGGCGGGTCGGCGGGGCCGGCGCAGGACGTCGTCGACGAGATCGAGGCGCTCGGCGGCAAGGCGATCGCGAACACCGACGACATCGCTTCCTGGGACGGCGCCGCCGCGTTGGTGCGGACCGCCGTCGAAACCTTCGGCGGGCTGGACGTCCTGGTCAACAACGCCGGTTTCCTGCGCGACCGGATGCTGGTCAACCTCGGCGAAGACGAATGGGACGCGGTCATCCGGGTCCACCTGAAGGGGCATTTCGCGCCGACGCGGCACGCCGCCGAATACTGGCGGGCGGAGTCGAAAGCGGGCCGGACGCGGACCGCGCGGGTGATCAACACCAGTTCCGGCGCGGGTCTGCTCGGCAGCGTCGGACAAGGGAACTACGCGGCCGCGAAGTCCGGGATCCTGGGCCTCACCCTGGTCGCGGCCACCGAATTCGGGCGCTACGGCGTCACCGTGAACGCGATCGCCCCGGCCGCCCGCACCCGGATGACCGAAGAGGCGTTCGCCGACGACATGGCCGCGCCGGAGGCCGGTTTCGACGCCATGGCCCCGGAAAACGTGTCACCGCTGGTGGTGTGGCTCGGCAGCGAGGAGTCGTCCGGGGTGACCGGACGGGTGTTCGAGGTCGACGGCGGACGCGTCTCGATCGCGCAGGGCTGGCGGCACGGGACGGTGCGGGACAAGGGATCCCGGTGGGCGCCCGCCGAACTCGGCCCGGTCGTGACCGAGTTGCTGGCGGAGACGCCCGTTCCCGAACCTGTTTACGGGGCTTAG
- a CDS encoding GNAT family N-acetyltransferase, translating into MAITVEKPDIDGLGEAVAALRDWQSEGVAWQLHPGDLGWFWRSGAEATAAAVRIWRRDGRILAVGLLDGADLLRVTTAPDVRRDEELARRMAEDVIAPERGVLPPGEVAVEAPMDALLQDLLPGHGWRTGEPWTPLRLDLAEPVKAPDLRIETIGPDNCHVWADVMRGAFDGSTFTPEKWRAMATGAPYADSRYLAGYDERGDAVAAVAVWSAGAGKPGILEPMGVHRDHRGHGYGRAITVAAAVALQELGSSSAALGTPSSNVAAVATYKSAGFHARPEVRDLTRDA; encoded by the coding sequence ATGGCGATCACCGTGGAAAAGCCGGACATCGACGGACTGGGCGAGGCCGTGGCCGCGCTGCGGGACTGGCAGTCCGAAGGGGTGGCATGGCAGCTGCATCCCGGTGACCTCGGCTGGTTCTGGCGCTCCGGGGCGGAGGCCACGGCCGCGGCGGTCCGGATCTGGCGCCGGGACGGGCGGATTCTCGCCGTCGGGCTCCTGGACGGAGCCGACCTCCTGCGCGTGACGACCGCGCCCGATGTCCGCCGGGACGAGGAGCTGGCGCGGCGGATGGCCGAAGACGTGATCGCGCCGGAACGCGGTGTGCTGCCGCCGGGGGAGGTGGCCGTCGAGGCGCCGATGGACGCTCTGCTGCAGGATCTGCTGCCCGGGCACGGCTGGCGCACCGGCGAACCGTGGACGCCGCTGAGGCTCGATCTCGCCGAACCGGTGAAGGCCCCGGACCTGCGGATCGAGACGATCGGACCGGACAACTGCCACGTATGGGCCGACGTGATGCGCGGAGCGTTCGACGGCTCGACGTTCACTCCCGAGAAGTGGCGCGCGATGGCGACCGGTGCGCCGTACGCCGACTCCCGGTACTTGGCCGGGTACGACGAGCGGGGCGACGCCGTCGCGGCGGTCGCCGTGTGGTCCGCGGGCGCGGGGAAGCCCGGGATACTCGAGCCGATGGGGGTGCACCGGGACCATCGCGGCCACGGGTACGGCAGGGCGATCACCGTCGCCGCGGCGGTCGCGCTCCAGGAGCTCGGCTCGTCGAGTGCGGCCCTGGGCACGCCGAGTTCGAACGTCGCCGCCGTCGCGACCTACAAGTCGGCCGGGTTCCACGCGCGGCCCGAGGTCCGGGACCTCACCAGGGACGCTTGA
- a CDS encoding SCO6745 family protein: MTSLQRRLWEAVEPLHAVVYFAPETAAAAKAVGLPGWWMGYFAGRVAPLGPLPEPPVTAMLFGFAPRMVARSLPDAWKYAEPAVVLQSRMDAVEVALGRILPADAPFGELADLLEQAVTGCDYAARPLAAAWSAVARPATPAGRVWLAATVLREHRGDGHVLSAVAAGLRGLDTTLTHIGSGAVTREVIQINRGWSDEDWDESVTRLRERGVLDGDLRLTDSGIALRQRIEDETDRLATGPLDALGEDGAAGVLRIAVPLSRRVFDAGAIPLPNPMGAPRP; the protein is encoded by the coding sequence GTGACGTCACTTCAGCGCCGTCTCTGGGAAGCGGTCGAGCCACTGCACGCCGTCGTCTACTTCGCCCCGGAGACGGCGGCCGCGGCCAAGGCGGTGGGCCTGCCGGGTTGGTGGATGGGCTATTTCGCCGGGCGTGTGGCGCCGCTCGGGCCACTGCCGGAACCACCCGTGACGGCGATGCTCTTCGGCTTCGCGCCGCGTATGGTCGCGCGATCCCTGCCCGACGCCTGGAAGTACGCCGAACCGGCGGTGGTGCTCCAGAGCCGGATGGACGCCGTCGAGGTCGCGCTGGGCCGGATCCTGCCCGCCGACGCGCCTTTCGGGGAACTCGCCGATCTGCTCGAACAAGCCGTCACCGGATGCGATTACGCGGCAAGGCCACTCGCCGCCGCCTGGTCGGCGGTCGCCCGGCCCGCCACGCCTGCCGGGAGGGTCTGGCTCGCGGCGACGGTGTTGCGCGAGCATCGCGGGGACGGTCACGTGCTTTCCGCCGTCGCAGCCGGACTGCGCGGGCTCGACACCACACTGACCCACATCGGAAGCGGGGCGGTGACGCGCGAAGTCATCCAGATCAACCGCGGCTGGTCCGACGAAGACTGGGACGAGAGTGTCACGCGGCTTCGCGAGCGGGGTGTCCTCGACGGCGATCTGCGGCTCACCGACTCGGGAATCGCGCTGCGCCAACGGATCGAGGACGAGACCGACCGCCTCGCCACCGGTCCTCTCGACGCGTTGGGTGAGGACGGTGCCGCCGGGGTCCTGCGGATCGCCGTGCCGCTCAGCCGCCGCGTCTTCGACGCCGGTGCGATCCCGCTGCCGAATCCGATGGGGGCACCCCGGCCCTGA
- a CDS encoding pyridoxamine 5'-phosphate oxidase family protein, giving the protein MATWQRFSEEAPALAEKIKERFTATKSHVLATVRKDGSPRVSGSEVDFRERDLLIGSMIDAMKAKDLRRDGRFAIHAASAIDEGGADAKVSGKAVEITDPAEVARLQGDDGEGHVFRLDLTEVVLTWVEGNTIYFDFWKEGQGSKRLARPDNGPVVEVALD; this is encoded by the coding sequence ATGGCGACGTGGCAGCGATTCAGTGAAGAGGCACCCGCGCTGGCGGAGAAGATCAAAGAGCGGTTCACCGCGACGAAATCGCATGTGCTGGCGACGGTCCGGAAGGACGGCTCGCCCCGGGTCAGCGGCAGTGAGGTCGATTTCCGCGAACGGGATCTGCTGATCGGTTCGATGATCGACGCGATGAAGGCGAAGGATCTGCGGCGTGACGGCAGGTTCGCGATCCACGCCGCCTCGGCGATCGACGAGGGCGGCGCGGACGCGAAGGTGTCGGGCAAGGCCGTCGAGATCACCGATCCGGCGGAGGTCGCCCGCCTGCAGGGTGACGACGGGGAGGGCCACGTCTTCCGGCTCGACCTCACCGAGGTGGTGCTGACCTGGGTCGAGGGCAACACCATCTATTTCGACTTCTGGAAGGAGGGCCAGGGGAGCAAACGGCTCGCGAGGCCGGACAACGGTCCGGTGGTCGAGGTCGCGCTGGACTAG
- a CDS encoding steroid 3-ketoacyl-CoA thiolase, with protein MGSPVIVEAVRTPVGKRRGHLAGLHAAEILGAAQRALLERAGLDPALVEQAIGGAVTQAGEQAGNVTRTAWLHAGLPETTGATTIDAQCGSAQQATHLIAGLIAAGAIDAGVSCGVEAMSRVPLGANRGEGIGTPRPESWSIDMPNQYGAAERIAERRGITRHDVDRFGTASQAKAAAAWAAGHFDREVVAVKAPVLGEDGSPTGETRLVTRDQGLRDTTVEGLAKLKPVLEGGVHTAGTSSQISDGAAALLLMDSDRARALGLKPRARIVSQALVGAEPYYHLDGPVQATERVLAKAGMTIGDLDLFEVNEAFASVVLSWQRVHRPDEDKVNVNGGAIALGHPVGSTGARLLTTALHELERRDASTALVTMCAGGALSTGTVIERI; from the coding sequence GTGGGTAGTCCGGTGATCGTCGAGGCGGTCCGCACCCCTGTCGGCAAGCGCAGGGGTCACCTGGCGGGGCTGCATGCCGCCGAGATCCTCGGCGCGGCGCAGCGCGCCCTGCTCGAACGCGCGGGGCTGGACCCCGCACTGGTCGAGCAGGCGATCGGCGGCGCGGTGACCCAGGCGGGCGAGCAGGCGGGCAACGTCACGCGGACGGCGTGGCTGCACGCCGGCCTCCCCGAGACCACCGGCGCGACCACCATCGACGCCCAATGCGGCTCGGCGCAGCAGGCGACCCATCTGATCGCCGGGCTCATCGCGGCCGGGGCGATCGACGCCGGTGTTTCCTGCGGCGTCGAGGCGATGAGCCGGGTACCGCTGGGCGCGAACCGCGGCGAGGGCATCGGCACCCCGCGGCCGGAGTCCTGGTCGATCGACATGCCGAACCAGTACGGCGCCGCCGAGCGGATCGCGGAACGCCGCGGCATCACCCGCCACGACGTCGACCGGTTCGGGACGGCGTCGCAGGCCAAGGCCGCCGCCGCGTGGGCCGCCGGGCACTTCGACCGCGAGGTCGTCGCGGTGAAGGCACCCGTGCTCGGCGAGGACGGCTCCCCAACCGGCGAGACCCGGCTGGTGACCCGCGATCAAGGCCTGCGCGACACGACCGTCGAGGGCCTCGCCAAGCTCAAGCCCGTCCTCGAAGGCGGCGTGCACACGGCAGGGACGTCTTCGCAGATCTCCGACGGCGCGGCCGCGCTCCTCCTGATGGACTCGGACCGGGCCCGGGCACTGGGCCTCAAGCCGCGAGCTCGGATCGTCTCGCAGGCTTTGGTCGGCGCGGAGCCGTACTACCACCTCGACGGTCCCGTGCAGGCGACCGAACGCGTCCTGGCCAAGGCGGGGATGACGATCGGCGACCTCGACCTCTTCGAAGTCAACGAGGCCTTCGCTTCGGTTGTGCTGTCATGGCAACGGGTGCACCGGCCCGACGAGGACAAGGTCAACGTGAACGGTGGCGCGATCGCGCTCGGGCATCCCGTCGGCAGCACCGGCGCCCGCCTGCTGACCACGGCGCTGCACGAACTGGAACGCCGCGACGCGAGCACCGCCCTGGTGACGATGTGCGCAGGCGGCGCGCTTTCCACCGGCACCGTCATCGAGCGGATCTAG
- a CDS encoding cytochrome P450 produces the protein MAAPLIPAGFDFTDPDLYATRLPLEEFAELRRTASVWWNPQPHNTAGFRDDGYWVVSRLEDVKAVSRDSELFSSREKTAIIRFDENMTDDSLEANRLVLLNMDAPQHTKLRRIVSKGFTPRSIAKLEDTLRDRAEKIVSEAKKKGSGDFVVDVACELPLQAIAELIGIPQEDRMKVFDWSNQMVSYDDPEYEVEPLAASAEIVGYAWNMAEERRKCPMDDIVTKLIQADVDGESLASDEFGFFVILLAVAGNETTRNAITHGMKAFLDHPDQWELYKQERPKTAPDEIVRWATPVVAFQRTATRDTELGGQHIRKGDRVGMFYSSANFDPDHFDEPEKFDILREDNPHVGFGGTGSHYCIGANLARLEIDLIFNAIADVMPNISEVAQPDRLRSSWLNGIKHYQVRYA, from the coding sequence GTGGCCGCTCCGCTGATCCCCGCCGGTTTCGATTTCACCGATCCGGATCTGTACGCCACCAGACTGCCTCTGGAGGAGTTCGCCGAACTCCGCCGGACGGCGTCGGTCTGGTGGAACCCGCAGCCGCACAACACCGCGGGCTTCCGCGATGACGGCTACTGGGTCGTCAGCCGGCTCGAGGACGTCAAAGCGGTGTCGAGGGACAGCGAGCTGTTCTCCTCGCGGGAGAAGACCGCGATCATCCGCTTCGACGAGAACATGACCGACGACAGCCTCGAAGCGAACCGTCTGGTCCTGCTCAACATGGACGCCCCGCAGCACACCAAGCTGCGGCGCATCGTGTCGAAGGGCTTCACGCCGAGGTCGATCGCGAAACTCGAGGACACTTTGCGCGACCGCGCGGAGAAGATCGTCAGCGAGGCCAAGAAGAAGGGCTCCGGGGACTTCGTCGTCGACGTCGCCTGCGAACTTCCCTTGCAGGCCATCGCCGAACTGATCGGCATCCCGCAGGAAGACCGGATGAAGGTCTTCGACTGGTCCAACCAGATGGTCTCCTACGACGACCCCGAGTACGAGGTCGAGCCGCTCGCCGCGTCGGCGGAGATCGTCGGCTACGCCTGGAACATGGCCGAAGAACGCCGCAAGTGCCCGATGGACGACATCGTCACGAAGCTGATCCAGGCCGACGTCGACGGTGAATCGCTGGCCTCGGACGAATTCGGCTTCTTCGTCATCCTGCTGGCCGTCGCGGGCAACGAGACGACGCGCAACGCGATCACCCACGGCATGAAGGCGTTCCTGGACCACCCCGATCAGTGGGAGCTGTACAAGCAGGAGCGGCCGAAGACCGCGCCGGACGAGATCGTCCGCTGGGCCACCCCGGTGGTCGCCTTCCAGCGCACCGCGACCCGGGACACCGAACTCGGCGGGCAGCACATCCGCAAGGGCGACCGGGTCGGGATGTTCTACAGCTCCGCGAACTTCGACCCGGACCACTTCGACGAGCCGGAGAAGTTCGACATCCTCCGCGAGGACAACCCGCACGTCGGCTTCGGCGGCACGGGTTCGCACTACTGCATCGGCGCCAACCTCGCGCGCCTGGAAATCGACCTGATCTTCAACGCCATCGCCGACGTCATGCCGAATATCAGCGAAGTGGCCCAGCCCGACAGGCTCCGGTCGAGCTGGCTCAACGGGATCAAGCACTACCAGGTGCGCTATGCCTGA
- a CDS encoding transglutaminase-like domain-containing protein gives MGPHVQVDVEMSFRVTKPGPAAFVVALAGGAEQEEFAYPAPPRQVAFEHGTRAQILDLPLGEHVVRYRAERALRPAEAEPVTMDDLVRYTRPSRYCPSDRMGGLALSRFGHLPDARTQVEAIVRHVGEHLSYVVGSGSPTDDAVDTYLAGEGVCRDFAHVCISLCRVIDIPARFTAVYAPGLSPMDFHAVFEAAIDGRWYVFDATGLAPRQSLSRIATGRDATDTAFLSTLGCELDFLGNAVLATAGPSLPEDDGSELIALA, from the coding sequence ATGGGTCCCCACGTGCAGGTCGACGTCGAAATGTCCTTCCGGGTCACGAAACCCGGCCCCGCCGCGTTCGTGGTCGCGCTCGCCGGCGGGGCCGAGCAGGAGGAGTTCGCCTATCCCGCGCCGCCGCGCCAGGTCGCGTTCGAACACGGGACCCGGGCGCAGATCCTCGACCTGCCGCTCGGCGAACACGTCGTGCGATACCGGGCCGAACGCGCGCTGCGCCCCGCCGAGGCCGAGCCCGTCACCATGGACGACCTCGTCCGCTACACCCGGCCGAGCCGGTACTGCCCCTCGGACCGGATGGGCGGGCTCGCGCTGTCGAGGTTCGGCCACCTGCCCGACGCGCGCACCCAGGTCGAGGCGATCGTCCGGCACGTGGGCGAGCACCTGTCCTATGTGGTCGGTTCCGGTTCGCCGACCGACGACGCCGTCGACACCTACCTCGCCGGGGAAGGCGTGTGCCGCGACTTCGCGCACGTCTGCATCTCGCTGTGCCGGGTGATCGACATCCCCGCCCGGTTCACCGCGGTCTACGCGCCAGGACTGTCCCCAATGGACTTCCACGCCGTGTTCGAGGCCGCGATCGACGGCCGCTGGTACGTGTTCGACGCCACCGGTCTCGCGCCGAGGCAGAGCCTGAGCCGGATCGCGACCGGCCGGGACGCCACCGACACCGCGTTCCTCTCCACCCTCGGCTGTGAGCTGGACTTTCTCGGCAACGCCGTGCTGGCCACCGCGGGCCCTTCGCTGCCCGAGGACGACGGCTCGGAGCTGATCGCGCTCGCTTGA
- a CDS encoding YhjD/YihY/BrkB family envelope integrity protein: MREKQAPTKWKRLRARYRWLDHVARAVNRYVEYGGYHYVASITYFSLFSLVPILMVAVSVAGFVLASQPQLIESMLNAITGTLPGGLGEQAGDLLTRFVDQRTSVGLIGLIIGLYSGWNWMNSLRDALTALWGQNRSDLPLLRTIAADLLALLGLASALLVSFAITISGSALGRYLLGLAGVDDTAWGHNVLSAISIPLALLANWLVFLWVLTRLPRKPVGVRSAMRGAVALALGFELLKQAGGIYLRLIGNSPTGVAFGSIIGLIFFISLVARMLVFVTAWTATARDAPADPVRPPPPVVVRPVVAPADRHGLKPVLVGAVTGVVATLAAQRLRPRRRG; the protein is encoded by the coding sequence GTGAGGGAGAAGCAAGCACCGACGAAATGGAAGCGGCTGCGTGCCCGCTACCGCTGGCTGGACCACGTGGCGCGGGCGGTGAACCGCTATGTCGAGTACGGCGGTTACCACTACGTCGCGTCGATCACCTATTTCAGCCTGTTCTCGCTGGTGCCCATCCTCATGGTCGCGGTGTCGGTGGCGGGCTTCGTGCTGGCGAGCCAGCCGCAGCTGATCGAGTCGATGCTGAACGCGATCACCGGCACGCTGCCGGGCGGCCTCGGTGAACAGGCGGGGGATCTGCTCACCCGTTTCGTGGACCAGCGCACCAGCGTCGGGCTCATCGGTCTGATCATCGGGTTGTACTCCGGCTGGAACTGGATGAACTCGCTGCGGGACGCGCTCACCGCGCTGTGGGGCCAGAACCGGTCGGATCTCCCGCTGCTGCGCACGATCGCCGCGGACCTGCTCGCGCTGCTCGGTCTCGCGAGCGCGCTGCTGGTCTCCTTCGCCATCACCATTTCCGGGTCCGCGCTCGGCCGCTACCTGCTGGGCCTCGCGGGGGTGGACGACACCGCCTGGGGGCACAACGTGCTGTCGGCGATCTCGATTCCCTTGGCACTGCTGGCCAACTGGCTCGTGTTCCTGTGGGTGCTCACCCGGCTGCCGCGGAAACCGGTCGGGGTCCGCAGCGCGATGCGCGGCGCGGTCGCGCTGGCACTGGGCTTCGAACTGCTGAAGCAGGCCGGTGGGATCTACCTGCGGTTGATCGGGAACTCACCGACCGGGGTCGCGTTCGGCTCCATCATCGGTCTCATCTTCTTCATCTCGCTCGTGGCCAGGATGCTGGTGTTCGTCACGGCCTGGACGGCGACCGCGCGGGACGCGCCCGCCGACCCGGTCCGCCCGCCGCCGCCCGTGGTGGTCCGGCCGGTGGTGGCGCCCGCCGACCGGCACGGCCTCAAACCGGTGCTGGTGGGCGCGGTGACCGGGGTGGTCGCGACGCTCGCCGCGCAACGCCTCCGCCCGCGCCGCCGCGGCTAG